A single region of the Pseudomonas solani genome encodes:
- a CDS encoding nicotinamidase, translated as MEYVASRNRTRNAAMKIASFDVDAQKGFTPLCPAELPVPGGDEIAAHLNLLARRAELRIGSKDAHSPQAAWVVPSHAEMLAPLPLANADITWVSHCVPGTPGFELLDELPQPLDYDYFVWKGVEPDLHPYGACYHDLAERRSTGVIEFLRQNAVSHVLVGGLALDYCVKTTALQLRRAGFAVIVYLPACRAIAEATAEAARLQMNELGIALCASEAELDALLNSIEKES; from the coding sequence ATGGAATATGTAGCCAGCCGCAACCGAACGAGGAACGCAGCCATGAAAATCGCCAGCTTCGATGTCGACGCCCAGAAAGGCTTCACCCCCCTCTGCCCCGCCGAACTCCCGGTTCCGGGCGGCGACGAGATCGCAGCGCACCTCAACCTGCTGGCCCGCCGCGCCGAACTGCGCATCGGCAGCAAGGACGCCCACAGCCCGCAGGCCGCCTGGGTCGTGCCCAGCCACGCGGAGATGCTCGCACCGCTGCCCCTGGCCAACGCCGACATCACCTGGGTCAGCCACTGCGTACCGGGCACCCCCGGTTTCGAGCTGCTGGACGAGCTGCCCCAGCCGCTGGACTACGACTACTTCGTGTGGAAAGGCGTGGAGCCCGACCTGCACCCCTACGGCGCCTGCTACCACGACCTGGCGGAACGCCGCAGCACCGGGGTGATCGAATTCCTCCGGCAGAACGCCGTCAGCCATGTACTGGTGGGCGGCCTGGCCCTGGACTACTGCGTGAAGACCACCGCGCTGCAACTGCGCCGCGCCGGCTTTGCGGTTATCGTCTACCTCCCGGCGTGCCGGGCAATCGCCGAAGCCACGGCCGAAGCCGCGCGGCTGCAGATGAACGAACTGGGAATCGCGCTGTGCGCCAGCGAGGCCGAACTGGACGCCTTGCTGAACAGCATCGAGAAGGAGAGCTGA
- the pncB gene encoding nicotinate phosphoribosyltransferase: MAESVFSDRIVQNLLDTDFYKLTMMQAVLHNYPNAEVEWEFRCRNAEDLRPYLAEIRYQIERLSEISITADQLAFLERIPFIKPDFTRFLSLFRFNMRYVQAGIEDDQLCIRLRGPWLHVILFEIPLLAIVSEVRNRYRYREVILEQASERLYQKLDWLKGEASASELEGFQIADFGTRRRFSYRVQEEMVHILKRDFPGRFVGTSNVHLAREFDIKPIGTMAHEWLMSHQQLGPRLIDSQIAALDCWVREYRGLLGIALTDCITTDAFLKDFDLYFAKLFDGLRHDSGDPLEWAEKCIRHYEKLGIDPQTKTLVFSDGLDLAKALKLYRALHGRIHVSFGIGTNLTCDIPGVEPMNIVIKMTACNGQPVAKISDTPGKTQCRDENFVTYLKHVFRVSDAR, translated from the coding sequence ATGGCCGAGAGCGTGTTTTCCGACCGCATCGTGCAGAACCTGCTGGACACCGATTTCTACAAGCTGACCATGATGCAGGCGGTGCTGCACAACTACCCCAACGCCGAGGTGGAGTGGGAATTCCGCTGCCGCAACGCCGAGGACCTGCGCCCCTACCTGGCGGAGATCCGCTACCAGATCGAGCGCCTGTCGGAGATTTCCATCACCGCCGACCAGTTGGCCTTCCTGGAGCGCATCCCCTTCATCAAGCCGGACTTCACCCGCTTCCTCAGCCTGTTCCGCTTCAACATGCGCTACGTCCAGGCCGGCATCGAGGACGACCAGCTGTGCATCCGCCTGCGCGGCCCCTGGCTGCACGTGATCCTCTTCGAGATCCCGCTGCTGGCCATCGTCAGCGAGGTGCGCAACCGCTACCGCTACCGCGAGGTGATCCTCGAACAGGCCAGCGAGCGCCTCTACCAGAAGCTCGACTGGCTCAAGGGCGAAGCCAGCGCCAGCGAGCTGGAAGGCTTCCAGATCGCCGACTTCGGCACCCGCCGGCGCTTCTCCTACCGGGTGCAGGAAGAGATGGTGCACATCCTCAAGCGCGACTTCCCCGGGCGCTTCGTCGGCACCAGCAACGTGCACCTGGCCCGCGAGTTCGACATCAAGCCCATCGGCACCATGGCCCACGAGTGGCTGATGTCCCACCAGCAACTGGGCCCGCGCCTGATCGACAGCCAGATCGCCGCGCTGGACTGCTGGGTCCGCGAGTACCGCGGCCTGCTGGGGATCGCCCTGACCGACTGCATCACCACCGATGCCTTCCTCAAGGACTTCGACCTGTACTTCGCCAAGCTCTTCGACGGCCTGCGCCACGACTCCGGCGACCCGCTGGAATGGGCCGAGAAGTGCATCCGCCACTATGAAAAGCTCGGTATAGACCCGCAGACCAAGACCCTCGTATTCTCCGACGGCCTCGACCTGGCCAAGGCGCTGAAGCTGTATCGCGCCCTGCACGGTCGTATCCACGTCAGCTTCGGTATCGGTACCAACCTGACCTGCGACATCCCGGGCGTCGAGCCCATGAACATCGTCATCAAGATGACCGCCTGCAACGGCCAGCCGGTGGCGAAGATCTCCGACACCCCGGGCAAGACCCAGTGCCGCGACGAGAACTTCGTCACCTACCTGAAACATGTATTCCGCGTATCAGACGCGCGCTAG
- the nadE gene encoding ammonia-dependent NAD(+) synthetase produces MSNRQKEIAAALDVVPPFADEAALQAEIERRKAFIKTCLRNARLKVLVLGISGGVDSLTAGRLAQVTVEELRAETGDPDYRFIAVRLPHNTQHDEHDAQESLKFIRADVEDTVNIAASVTGLGEQVTHLQALSDARRDFVVGNVKARIRMVAQFAIANANNGLVIGTDHAAEAVMGFFTKFGDGACDLAPLSGLVKNQVRAIARYLGAPDNLVQKVPTADLEELRPGKPDEEAHGVSYAEIDAFLHGESVRQEAYDIIVRTYDATQHKRDLPLVP; encoded by the coding sequence ATGAGCAATCGCCAGAAAGAGATAGCCGCCGCCCTGGATGTGGTACCCCCCTTCGCCGATGAAGCCGCCCTGCAGGCGGAGATCGAGCGGCGCAAGGCCTTCATCAAGACCTGCCTGCGCAACGCGCGGCTCAAGGTACTGGTGCTGGGCATCAGCGGTGGCGTGGATTCGCTGACCGCCGGCCGCCTGGCCCAGGTGACGGTGGAAGAGCTGCGCGCCGAGACCGGCGACCCGGACTACCGCTTCATCGCCGTGCGCCTGCCGCACAACACCCAGCACGATGAGCATGACGCCCAGGAATCACTGAAATTCATCCGCGCAGATGTCGAGGACACGGTGAACATCGCCGCCAGCGTGACCGGTCTCGGTGAGCAGGTGACCCACCTGCAGGCGCTGAGCGATGCCCGCCGCGACTTCGTGGTCGGCAACGTCAAGGCACGTATCCGCATGGTCGCGCAGTTCGCCATCGCCAACGCCAACAACGGCCTGGTGATCGGCACCGACCACGCCGCCGAGGCGGTGATGGGTTTCTTCACCAAGTTCGGTGACGGCGCCTGCGACCTGGCCCCGCTGAGCGGCCTGGTGAAGAACCAGGTGCGCGCCATCGCCCGCTACCTGGGCGCGCCGGACAACCTGGTGCAGAAGGTGCCCACCGCCGACCTCGAGGAACTGCGCCCCGGCAAGCCCGACGAAGAGGCCCATGGCGTCAGCTACGCCGAGATCGACGCCTTCCTGCACGGTGAAAGCGTACGCCAGGAGGCCTACGACATCATCGTGCGCACCTACGACGCCACCCAGCACAAGCGCGACCTGCCGCTGGTGCCCTGA